A region of Candidatus Leptovillus gracilis DNA encodes the following proteins:
- a CDS encoding G5 domain-containing protein — translation MESPVTAVSEPLQVTLIADGQSFNLITEAANVRELLAEAGVALGENDEIVPPVYTPLTGGETVTITRIRESTETISQSLPFARKTVRNEAMAADAPPLIVQPGKDGLQETTIRIVYRDGLEAERWPTQTIVIEEPQDEIVMVGIGAGSGNARFDGTLAYISDGTAVLLRGESAFPIQLNVAGPSGGQLDGRVFSLSPNGSHLLYSRVDGDPAVFNNALYVIETQRDAEPRPLGVANVLWADWNPTDEAEIGEIAYTTAVSITTPPGWEANNDLWLAQIPPDPDDELQPEQLVEAYAALYSWWGGNFAWSPTGAQIAYSYANEVGLINLEPARGEAQRVTLQTFTEFDPPGDWVWVPTLTWSPDGRFLAFTRHDSDDPEEALFANWVVDTLGGVAGRFVPNAGMWAHLHWASNPAADAPLAFLRTTDPLDSLRSSYTLWLMDRDGSNARQIYPAANENSYFPRQQAFMAWGPTGDEMAFIFNNDLYLYTLADGLARRLTDGDAVNTHPTWAPYGTAVAAALPTRPTPPSPDQPGREP, via the coding sequence GTGGAATCGCCGGTAACGGCCGTTAGCGAACCCCTCCAGGTCACCCTCATCGCCGACGGCCAGAGCTTCAATCTCATCACCGAGGCCGCCAACGTGCGTGAACTGCTGGCCGAAGCCGGCGTGGCCCTGGGCGAAAATGACGAAATCGTCCCGCCCGTCTACACGCCGCTGACCGGCGGCGAAACCGTCACCATCACCCGCATCCGCGAAAGCACGGAAACCATCAGCCAAAGCCTGCCCTTTGCCCGCAAAACCGTGCGCAACGAGGCAATGGCCGCCGACGCTCCGCCGCTGATCGTGCAGCCGGGCAAAGATGGTCTGCAAGAGACCACCATCCGCATTGTCTACCGCGACGGCCTGGAGGCGGAACGTTGGCCCACCCAGACCATTGTCATCGAAGAGCCGCAGGATGAGATTGTGATGGTAGGCATTGGCGCGGGCAGTGGCAACGCCCGCTTTGACGGAACCCTGGCCTACATCAGCGACGGCACGGCCGTTCTCCTACGCGGTGAATCAGCTTTTCCCATCCAGCTCAACGTGGCCGGACCATCCGGCGGGCAGCTAGACGGCCGTGTCTTCAGCCTCTCGCCCAACGGCAGCCACCTGCTCTACAGCCGCGTGGACGGCGACCCAGCCGTCTTCAACAACGCCCTGTACGTCATCGAAACCCAACGCGACGCCGAACCGCGCCCTCTGGGTGTGGCAAACGTGCTTTGGGCCGATTGGAACCCAACCGACGAGGCAGAAATTGGCGAAATTGCTTATACAACGGCCGTCTCCATCACCACGCCGCCCGGTTGGGAAGCCAACAACGATTTGTGGCTGGCGCAAATCCCACCTGACCCTGACGATGAATTGCAGCCGGAACAGCTGGTGGAAGCCTACGCCGCCCTCTATTCCTGGTGGGGCGGCAACTTCGCCTGGTCGCCGACCGGGGCGCAAATCGCCTACAGCTACGCCAACGAAGTGGGACTGATTAACCTGGAACCGGCGCGGGGCGAAGCGCAGCGGGTGACGCTGCAAACCTTCACCGAATTTGACCCGCCGGGTGATTGGGTATGGGTTCCGACGTTGACATGGTCGCCAGACGGCCGTTTCCTGGCCTTCACCCGCCACGACAGCGACGACCCGGAAGAAGCGCTGTTTGCCAATTGGGTGGTGGATACGCTTGGCGGCGTCGCCGGGCGCTTTGTGCCCAACGCCGGCATGTGGGCGCATTTGCATTGGGCCAGCAATCCGGCCGCCGACGCGCCCCTCGCCTTCTTACGCACCACCGACCCATTAGACAGCCTGCGCAGCAGCTACACCCTCTGGCTGATGGACCGCGACGGCAGCAACGCTCGCCAGATTTACCCGGCCGCCAACGAAAACAGCTACTTCCCGCGCCAGCAAGCCTTCATGGCCTGGGGGCCAACCGGTGACGAGATGGCCTTCATCTTCAACAACGACCTTTACCTCTACACCCTGGCCGATGGCCTGGCTCGCCGCCTGACCGACGGCGACGCCGTGAACACCCACCCCACCTGGGCGCCCTATGGCACGGCCGTTGCCGCTGCCCTGCCCACCCGCCCCACCCCCCCATCGCCCGACCAACCCGGCCGAGAGCCATAG
- a CDS encoding DUF433 domain-containing protein, giving the protein MPMSRINWKDYITIDPDLHHGAPCITGTRIPIATIVGSLADGLSPDEVIIGFPQLDEASIQAALAYAAEVMRQELLIPFAS; this is encoded by the coding sequence ATGCCGATGAGTCGCATAAATTGGAAAGATTACATCACCATTGATCCTGATTTGCATCATGGCGCACCGTGCATAACAGGCACGCGCATTCCAATCGCTACCATTGTGGGCAGTCTGGCCGATGGCCTGTCGCCCGATGAAGTTATCATCGGGTTTCCGCAGTTGGATGAGGCGAGTATCCAGGCCGCTTTAGCCTACGCCGCCGAAGTGATGCGCCAAGAGTTATTGATTCCGTTTGCCAGTTAA
- a CDS encoding DUF86 domain-containing protein, with protein sequence MKRTYEDSLRDILTAAELALQFVEGLEFEDFQDNVEKQYAVTRAFEVIGEAARNVPAEIRAMYPQLPWSEMIGMRNVLIHDYVGVDEAVIWRTIQDDLPSLCESVRGILAEFTG encoded by the coding sequence ATGAAGCGAACTTATGAAGATTCCTTGCGCGATATTTTGACGGCTGCGGAACTTGCCCTGCAATTTGTTGAGGGGTTGGAATTTGAGGATTTCCAGGATAATGTGGAAAAGCAGTATGCAGTAACACGCGCTTTTGAAGTTATTGGCGAAGCGGCGCGTAACGTACCGGCAGAGATTCGCGCAATGTATCCTCAACTTCCCTGGTCAGAAATGATTGGCATGAGGAATGTACTCATTCATGATTATGTGGGAGTGGATGAGGCTGTGATTTGGCGAACGATTCAAGATGATTTACCGTCGCTTTGTGAGAGTGTCCGGGGCATTTTGGCGGAGTTTACGGGATAA
- a CDS encoding nucleotidyltransferase family protein — translation MAKKSKNPTAKSVGEIREALRQQLPNLAANYHVSYLGVFGSYVHGAVHPESDLDVLVDFSRTPTLFQFVRLKNELTDSLGIPVDLVMKSALKPKIGEHILAEVVPV, via the coding sequence ATGGCTAAGAAATCGAAAAATCCAACGGCTAAATCAGTGGGGGAAATTCGTGAAGCGCTGCGGCAGCAGTTGCCGAACCTGGCTGCGAATTATCACGTGAGTTATTTGGGCGTTTTTGGTTCATACGTACATGGTGCAGTTCATCCAGAAAGTGATCTAGATGTTCTGGTAGATTTTTCGCGGACGCCCACGCTTTTCCAATTTGTTCGCCTGAAAAACGAACTGACTGATTCGCTGGGCATACCCGTGGACCTGGTTATGAAAAGCGCCCTCAAGCCGAAGATTGGCGAGCATATTCTGGCTGAGGTTGTGCCTGTATGA
- a CDS encoding O-antigen ligase family protein, translating into MITTTRAHWLSLGLFTLAALALLGLGGLRARQTYLLRGIPAGLPGPIAHGGPRQGLNVALEQYDDAALAANLEQIAALGVSDVKQSFYFTEDFDWDAADRVVTAVSTHHLTLTPLLDGDPANNFAPPADPAAYAQWAGEFAARYGNQIQHYIIWDEPNLTSHWGHQPVNAAEYAALLTAASAAIRAADGTAVIVAAPLAPTVETGPQNLADHLYLQQLYEEGAANAFDIAAGKPYGFNSPPDDRRVDNAILNFSRFILLREVMERNNDGGKALWAGNWGWNSLPAGWTGAPSVWGQTTAQQQADWTNAALQRAQTEWPWAGVLFLENWEPAAPADDARWGFSVKGRGIIDNCQLTIVNCQLGVALPGFHFATPDDLAQVYEGGWRFSPEFGADISETAVGEPPDRVTFTFWGTEAGLRVRRANFRARLYVTIDGRPANALPHDENGAALVLTAADPAEDYITIAPVATGLEPGVHVMEVITSRGWDQWALNGFSVGYRPPEADFSVGYWLLGATAVLTLIAAITFTRRAHWGDWLRERSAGYARLSSGVQVGLAVALTALVTLTGWLTWGQDAASLYRRLGDGPQLGLTAVVAALFYVAPSFYVYIIALAALFVLIALRPAWGVVLIAFTIPFYVPPWPKPMFQFLFSPVEILTAVTFAAFLLHKISDFRSRLAASPPLPLPLSLSPRLLVSPARPTADYAVLAFALVATASLLFTERLDVATNEWRMVIIQPMLFYVLLRGVKLSQREMWAVLDAFVLSGTAVALFGLWQFGFDRDSLITAEGGLLRIRSIYGSPNNLALYLGRILPLALAMLLLGRDNGPRRWLYGALFVPMGLAALLSFSKGALLLGLPAAFLYVFWRWQQANGRRTWPWLLVFGVAGTAVFLAALQIPQLAGRLDLNSQTGFFRLNLWRASLNMIADHPWLGVGLDNFLYAHRGRYILDAAWQEPNLNHPHNIALDFATRLGLLGLLTGAWLIGEAGWRLWKLPGMVTAVWRPVAVGLGGGLISMVMHGIVDHSFFLTDLAYAFYLLLGTAVWLAQHGSPATDLSQAGDDDQT; encoded by the coding sequence ATGATCACGACCACACGCGCCCACTGGCTCTCCCTCGGCCTGTTCACCCTCGCCGCCCTGGCCCTGCTCGGCCTGGGCGGGCTGCGCGCCCGGCAGACCTATCTGCTGCGCGGCATCCCCGCCGGGCTGCCCGGCCCCATCGCCCATGGCGGCCCGCGCCAGGGCCTCAACGTCGCCCTGGAGCAATACGACGACGCAGCCCTGGCCGCCAACCTGGAGCAGATCGCCGCCCTGGGCGTTAGCGACGTGAAGCAATCCTTTTACTTTACTGAAGATTTTGATTGGGACGCGGCGGATCGGGTGGTAACGGCCGTCTCCACCCACCATCTCACCCTCACCCCCCTGCTCGATGGCGACCCGGCCAACAACTTCGCCCCGCCCGCCGACCCCGCCGCCTACGCGCAGTGGGCGGGTGAATTCGCCGCCCGCTACGGCAACCAGATTCAGCACTACATCATCTGGGACGAACCCAACCTCACCAGCCATTGGGGCCATCAGCCCGTCAACGCCGCCGAATACGCCGCCCTGTTGACGGCCGCGTCCGCCGCCATCCGCGCCGCCGACGGAACGGCCGTCATCGTCGCCGCGCCCCTGGCCCCCACCGTGGAAACCGGCCCGCAAAACCTGGCCGACCACCTCTACCTGCAACAACTCTACGAAGAAGGCGCGGCCAACGCTTTCGATATCGCCGCCGGTAAACCCTACGGCTTCAATTCCCCGCCCGACGACCGGCGCGTAGACAACGCCATCCTCAACTTCAGCCGCTTCATCCTGCTGCGCGAGGTAATGGAACGCAACAACGACGGCGGTAAGGCGCTCTGGGCGGGTAACTGGGGCTGGAACAGCCTGCCCGCCGGTTGGACTGGCGCGCCCTCCGTCTGGGGCCAGACCACCGCCCAACAGCAGGCCGATTGGACCAACGCCGCCCTGCAACGCGCCCAAACCGAATGGCCCTGGGCGGGCGTCCTCTTCCTGGAGAATTGGGAACCCGCCGCCCCGGCGGACGATGCGCGGTGGGGGTTTAGCGTGAAAGGGAGGGGGATAATTGACAATTGTCAATTGACAATTGTCAATTGTCAATTGGGGGTCGCCCTGCCCGGCTTCCACTTCGCCACGCCCGATGATCTGGCGCAGGTGTATGAAGGGGGGTGGCGGTTTTCGCCGGAGTTTGGCGCGGATATTAGCGAGACGGCCGTTGGCGAACCACCGGATCGCGTCACCTTTACCTTTTGGGGCACGGAGGCCGGGCTGCGGGTGCGCCGCGCCAACTTCCGCGCCCGGCTGTATGTGACGATAGACGGCCGTCCCGCCAACGCCCTGCCCCACGACGAAAACGGCGCCGCCCTCGTCCTCACCGCCGCCGACCCGGCCGAGGACTACATCACCATCGCGCCGGTGGCGACAGGGCTGGAGCCGGGCGTCCACGTCATGGAGGTTATCACCTCGCGTGGCTGGGACCAATGGGCGCTGAATGGCTTCAGCGTGGGCTACCGCCCGCCAGAGGCAGATTTTTCGGTGGGGTATTGGCTGTTGGGGGCAACGGCCGTTCTCACTCTCATCGCCGCCATCACCTTCACCCGCCGCGCCCACTGGGGCGACTGGCTGCGCGAAAGGTCGGCCGGGTATGCCCGGTTGAGCAGCGGCGTACAGGTCGGGCTGGCCGTCGCCCTCACCGCCCTTGTCACCCTGACGGGCTGGCTGACGTGGGGACAAGACGCGGCCAGCCTCTACCGGCGGTTGGGCGATGGGCCGCAGTTGGGGTTAACGGCCGTGGTCGCCGCCCTGTTTTACGTGGCCCCCAGCTTCTACGTCTACATCATCGCCCTGGCCGCCCTGTTTGTGCTGATCGCCCTACGCCCCGCCTGGGGCGTGGTCCTCATCGCCTTCACCATCCCCTTCTACGTCCCCCCCTGGCCCAAGCCCATGTTCCAATTCCTCTTCTCGCCGGTGGAGATTTTAACGGCCGTTACCTTCGCCGCCTTCCTCCTCCACAAAATTTCGGATTTCAGATCGCGGCTTGCGGCTTCTCCCCCTCTCCCTCTCCCCCTCTCCTTGTCTCCCCGTCTCCTTGTCTCCCCCGCCCGCCCCACCGCCGACTACGCTGTCCTGGCCTTCGCCCTCGTCGCCACCGCCTCCCTGCTCTTCACCGAGCGGCTGGACGTGGCGACCAACGAGTGGCGCATGGTCATCATTCAGCCGATGCTGTTTTATGTGCTGCTGCGCGGCGTGAAGTTGAGCCAGCGGGAGATGTGGGCGGTGCTGGATGCCTTTGTGCTGAGCGGCACGGCAGTGGCCCTGTTTGGCCTGTGGCAGTTCGGCTTCGACCGCGACAGCCTGATTACGGCCGAAGGCGGCCTGCTGCGCATCCGCTCGATTTACGGCTCGCCCAACAATCTGGCGCTTTATCTGGGGCGCATTTTGCCGCTGGCGCTGGCGATGCTGCTGCTGGGTCGGGACAACGGGCCGCGCCGCTGGCTTTATGGCGCTTTGTTCGTGCCGATGGGGCTGGCGGCGCTGTTGAGTTTTAGCAAGGGGGCGCTGTTGTTGGGCTTACCGGCGGCCTTTTTGTATGTCTTCTGGCGCTGGCAGCAGGCGAACGGCCGTCGCACCTGGCCCTGGCTGCTCGTTTTTGGCGTGGCGGGCACGGCCGTTTTCCTGGCCGCGCTGCAAATCCCCCAGCTTGCCGGACGGCTGGATTTGAACAGTCAGACCGGCTTCTTCCGCCTGAACTTGTGGCGCGCCAGCCTGAACATGATCGCCGACCACCCCTGGTTGGGCGTGGGGCTGGACAATTTTCTCTACGCCCATCGCGGCCGTTACATTTTGGATGCGGCCTGGCAGGAGCCAAACCTCAACCACCCGCACAACATCGCTCTTGACTTTGCCACGCGGTTAGGGCTGTTGGGCTTGCTCACCGGGGCGTGGCTGATTGGTGAAGCGGGCTGGCGGTTGTGGAAACTGCCGGGAATGGTAACGGCCGTTTGGCGGCCGGTGGCCGTGGGCCTGGGCGGCGGGCTGATCAGCATGGTCATGCACGGCATCGTAGACCACAGCTTCTTCCTGACGGATTTGGCCTATGCGTTTTATTTGCTGTTGGGAACGGCCGTATGGCTGGCGCAGCACGGCTCCCCAGCCACCGACCTATCCCAGGCAGGTGACGATGACCAGACATAA